Proteins found in one Brachypodium distachyon strain Bd21 chromosome 5, Brachypodium_distachyon_v3.0, whole genome shotgun sequence genomic segment:
- the LOC100839356 gene encoding putative 1-phosphatidylinositol-3-phosphate 5-kinase FAB1D isoform X1 has product MSNSSGSRESSLDGNRDRNAAHYMMPAYGKTGDRPVDDDRLVTYGENNNTNGAGSMGGTEFKNLEEDAAIWIPPEAAGTEDHDVVAYINDDDNDDECHGGTMNWVQQSSSDSEPSSPSTTPREEERQTAMLDAINRQLKMLVGRSLASAGMSLPQGEEESWLDIITSLSWEAALLIKPDGSVGNQMDPGSYIKVKRVASGRRRQCEVIKGLVFKKCAAHKHMPTKCHNPKLLLLRGALGDSDVGLSSFDSMEQEKDHLEKAISQVMEICAPNVIMVEKTVSRDIQELLLNEGVTLVFDMKLNRLQRIARYSGSPLVSVSEILSMPKLKHCDYFHIEKVAEEHNITGEGGKRPSKTLMFLEGFSKPLGCTILLRGANSEELQKVKQVMLYTVFAAYHLVLETSFFEDQRVFLNDGYASKEGNYVGMKEVSPVISSEIHVLPDVSLPASHIENDVTHNRSLVQYTDGEKTVSSANPDALNPPENGFSSEVAGGTIIHHNSNHTLPSEKLISLPSRSLRKFIDIFHHQNIYLPVTSSQETTNHHKEGRLEPNPDIPSKGFHAREATEEPVNSCENMDNLNDLQKQVMAKTNQQMRLADNLISGKHEQPSVTLENRNHYGTAYISEEKTSGIDDEADDVLDSQSILVLISSQCIPNQVTCEQSHLSRINYYGNFDVSLGQYLKDILQNKNLSCSSCGEPPEDHMYSYTHRKGNLSVIVKRLLPEHRLPGESKGKIWMWTRCLRCEHESGISKSSRRVQISPEARNLSFGKFLELSFSSHSAARRLSICGHLVNRDCLRFFGLGSKVAIFQYSSVKIYTACKPQRTLEFHSSSTRELFEQEARNVLDTGVNLFTEVETLLKHMKNQFPKVVLNCGTFLEFSQLEEMLIKEKAEFTDSLVKAVDQHGISRFSVHENLDVNWLYQDLLLQLYVWDCRLHRLLVCTYTGKERMSNGMKKVTVELTDDRTTTVAEADDNEPVQFSELGMNGHASMLVDETPQDRHYSVISDSLDVQGQGNERITHSMSVKQHSFDIPRFRISEWDDMERWIWSPLYESRLVYRQELQAGSLENFELVNRYSPSHLSTLNKQSAEEVCSRRFVVGPGGNVLSISEDEISSIVSRALAVSEDRRHLLDSIVESQASDTMGGYHAKSMENLSSGGSSPSSPWSSNESSDSEASFSSDDLYNYDSSLLSSSLHPEIYVNGRVTLKQKYSVICVHANQFYTLRKKCCSSELAYIASLSRCKKWDAQGGKSKAFFAKTMDDRFIIKQIKKTEFKSFIEFAPDYFKHVYHSLDTGSQTCLAKILGIYQVKQTRHGKEVKIDLMVMENLLFGHNISRIYDLKGAVFSRYVTNSSGGDAVYLDQNFVEDMRVSPIYIGGRTKHLLQRAIWNDTSFLTSINVMDYSLLVGVDNENHEFVFGIIDYLRQYTWDKQLETWVKASLVVPKNVLPTVISPREYKKRFRKFMTKYFLTVPDDWSMPNRSESCKYCAHRKCNLSKVDSQKPNHQTVACVIQ; this is encoded by the exons ATGTCCAACAGCAGTGGCAGCAG GGAGAGCAGTTTGGATGGTAATCGAGACCGTAACGCTGCCCATTACATGATGCCGGCGTATGGCAAAACCGGTGATCGGCCCGTCGATGATGACCGGTTGGTTACATATGGTGAAAATAATAACACTAATGGGGCTGGGAGTATGGGTGGCACTGAATTCAAAAACCTTGAGGAGGATGCTGCCATCTGGATACCGCCTGAGGCGGCGGGCACCGAGGATCATGATGTGGTTGCATACATAAACGATGACGACAACGACGATGAATGTCATGGTGGTACTATGAACTGGGTGCAGCAGAGTTCCAGTGACTCTGAGCCCAGCAGCCCCAGTACTACTCCtagggaggaggagcggcagaCGGCGATGCTCGATGCCATCAACAGGCAGCTCAAGATGCTTGTCGGCCGGTCTCTAGCATCTGCTGGCATGTCCTTGCCccaaggagaggaggagagctGGCTTGATATTATCACCTCCCTGTCCTGGGAGGCTGCTCTGCTCATCAAGCCTGACGGCAGCGTCGGGAACCAGATGGACCCTGGGTCCTACATCAAGGTCAAGCGTGTAGCATCTGGTAGACGGCGACAGtg TGAGGTCATCAAAGGCTTGGTCTTCAAGAAGTGTGCAGCTCATAAGCACATGCCTACCAAGTGTCACAACCCCAAGCTGCTTCTGCTTAGAGGCGCCCTCGGGGATTCTGATGTGGGCTTATCGTCATTTGATTCCATGGAACAG GAAAAGGACCATCTTGAAAAGGCTATCAGCCAAGTGATGGAGATATGTGCTCCAAATGTTATTATGGTCGAGAAAACGGTTTCGCGTGACATACAGGAGCTTCTACTGAATGAAGGTGTAACTCTAGTGTTTGATATGAAGCTTAACCGGTTGCAAAGAATTGCTCGTTATTCTGGTTCTCCCTTAGTCTCAGTTTCAGAAATCCTGAGCATGCCAAAGTTGAAGCACTGCGACTACTTCCATATTGAAAAAGTTGCCGAGGAGCATAACATTACTGGTGAAGGTGGGAAGCGGCCATCTAAAACATTAATGTTCTTGGAAGGTTTTTCCAAGCCATTAGGATGCACG ATACTACTACGAGGAGCAAATAGTGAAGAACTGCAGAAAGTCAAGCAAGTCATGCTCTACACAGTATTTGCAGCATACCACCTGGTTCTTGAGACATCTTTCTTTGAAGATCAGAGGGTATTCTTGAATGATGGATATGCTTCCAAAGAAGGAAATTATGTTGGTATGAAGGAGGTGTCACCAGTAATTAGTTCTGAAATTCATGTTCTCCCAGATGTATCTCTTCCTGCCAGTCATATAGAGAATGATGTCACTCATAACAGATCATTGGTACAATATACTGATGGGGAGAAAACTGTATCTTCTGCAAATCCTGATGCATTGAACCCACCTGAAAATGGCTTCTCGAGCGAGGTGGCGGGGGGTACAATCATCCATCATAATTCAAATCACACACTTCCTTCTGAAAAATTGATCTCATTACCCTCAAGGTCACTGAGAAAATTCATCGATATATTCCACCACCAGAATATTTACCTACCTGTCACTTCTTCTCAAGAGACAACCAATCATCATAAAGAAGGAAGACTTGAACCCAATCCAGATATACCAAGTAAAGGTTTTCATGCCAGGGAAGCAACAGAAGAACCAGTTAATTCCTGTGAAAACATGGACAATTTGAATGATCTCCAGAAACAAGTAATGGCCAAAACGAATCAACAAATGAGACTGGCTGATAATTTAATTAGTGGAAAGCATGAACAACCATCGGTTACATTGGAAAACAGGAACCATTACGGCACTGCTTACATCAGCGAAGAGAAAACCTCTGGCATAGATGATGAGGCTGATGATGTGTTGGATTCTCAAAGCATACTGGTTTTGATCTCCAGCCAATGCATCCCAAATCAGGTCACTTGTGAGCAGAGTCATCTGTCCCGTATAAACTACTATGGAAATTTCGACGTGTCATTAGGACAATATTTGAAGGACATTTTACAGAACAAG AACCTAAGCTGCTCATCATGTGGAGAGCCTCCAGAGGATCACATGTACTCTTACACCCACCGCAAAGGAAATCTGTCTGTTATTGTGAAGCGTTTGCTGCCTGAGCATCGTTTGCCTGGGGAATCCAAAGGAAAAATTTGGATGTGGACTAGATGTTTAAGATGTGAGCATGAAAGTGGGATCTCCAAATCATCTCGAAGAGTGCAGATATCGCCTGAGGCACGTAATCTCTCGTTTGGGAAGTTCCTTGAACTCAGTTTTTCAAGCCACTCTGCTGCTAGGAGGCTATCAATATGCGGGCATTTGGTGAATAGGGACTGCTTACGCTTTTTTGG GTTGGGTTCCAAAGTTGCAATATTCCAGTATTCATCAGTCAAAATTTACACCGCCTGCAAACCACAACGAACTCTTGAGTTCCATAGCTCCAGTACGCGCGAGTTGTTCGAGCAAGAGGCAAGAAAT GTTCTTGATACTGGGGTTAACCTTTTCACTGAAGTCGAAACCTTACTAAAGCACATGAAGAATCAATTTCCTAAGGTGGTTCTCAACTGTGGCACCTTCCTAGAATTTTCTCAACTCGAAGAGATGTTGATTAAAGAAAAAGCCGAGTTTACG GATTCTCTGGTGAAGGCTGTTGATCAACATGGTATTTCTAGATTCTCGGTGCATGAGAATCTTGATGTAAATTGGCTCTATCAGGACCTTCTGCTTCAACTATATGTGTGGGACTGTCGGTTGCATCGGCTTCTAGTGTGTACATATactggaaaagaaagaatgaGTAATGGCATGAAGAAGGTGACTGTTGAACTTACTGATGACCGAACAACAACAGTTGCTGAGGCAGATGATAATGAGCCAGTGCAGTTCAGTGAACTGGGGATGAATGGACATGCATCAATGTTGGTTGATGAAACCCCCCAGGATAGACACTATTCTGTAATCTCAGATAGCTTGGATGTGCAGGGGCAGGGCAATGAGCGGATCACACATTCGATGTCCGTTAAGCAACATTCATTCGATATCCCTCGGTTCAGAATTTCTGAATGGGATGACATGGAAAGATGGATTTGGAGTCCACTGTATGAGTCAAGATTGGTTTATAGGCAAGAACTTCAGGCTGGAAGTTTAGAAAATTTTGAACTTGTTAACCGCTATTCTCCATCTCATTTGTCCACCTTGAACAAACAATCTGCTGAAGAGGTATGCTCTCGACGGTTTGTAGTCGGCCCAGGTGGTAATGTCTTGTCTATATCAGAGGATGAAATATCCAGCATAGTCTCCCGTGCTCTTGCCGTATCCGAGGACCGACGCCATTTACTGGATTCTATAGTCGAGAGCCAAGCATCGGACACCATGGGAGGATACCATGCTAAATCAATGGAGAACTTGTCATCTGGAGGTTCTTCTCCCTCTTCACCCTGGTCATCTAACGAATCTTCAGATTCTGAAGCAAGCTTTTCATCTGACGACCTCTACAACTACGACAGCTCGCTTCTATCATCCTCTCTCCATCCTGAAATATATGTCAATGGAAGAGTAAcactcaaacaaaaatattcagTTATCTGTGTACATGCCAATCAGTTCTACACTCTCCGGAAGAAATGTTGCTCATCTGAGCTTGCCTATATTGCTTCCTTAAGCCGGTGCAAGAAGTGGGACGCTCAAGGCGGAAAAAGCAAGGCtttctttgcaaaaacaaTGGATGATAGGTTCATCATAAAGCAAATAAAGAAGACAGAGTTCAAGTCTTTCATAGAATTCGCGCCCGATTACTTTAAGCATGTTTACCACTCTCTAGACACTGGGAGCCAAACTTGCCTTGCCAAAATTCTAGGAATCTATCAG GTTAAGCAAACACGACATGGCAAGGAAGTGAAGATTGATCTGATGGTGATGGAAAATCTTCTCTTTGGACACAATATTTCACGGATATATGATCTTAAAGGTGCCGTTTTTTCTCGATACGTCACCAACTCAAGTGGCGGTGATGCTGTTTACCTGGATCAAAACTTTGTCGAGGATATGCGTGTTTCTCCTATCTATATTGGCGGAAGAACAAAACATCTCTTGCAACGGGCAATCTGGAACGACACATCTTTTCTCACG TCAATTAATGTTATGGACTACTCTCTACTTGTGGGAGTAGACAACGAAAATCATGAGTTTGTATTTGGCATAATTGACTACCTGAGGCAATACACATGGGACAAGCAACTGGAGACATGGGTAAAAGCTTCTCTGGTGGTGCCAAAGAATGTTTTGCCAACCGTAATTTCACCCAGGGAGTACAAGAAAAGGTTTAGGAAGTTCATGACCAAGTATTTCCTGACAGTTCCAGATGATTGGAGTATGCCGAATCGTTCCGAGTCCTGCAAATATTGTGCTCACAGAAAATGCAACTTGTCGAAAGTTGACAGTCAGAAGCCTAATCATCAAACTGTGGCATGCGTTATTCAGTAA
- the LOC100839356 gene encoding 1-phosphatidylinositol-3-phosphate 5-kinase FAB1B isoform X3 gives MSNSSGSRESSLDGNRDRNAAHYMMPAYGKTGDRPVDDDRLVTYGENNNTNGAGSMGGTEFKNLEEDAAIWIPPEAAGTEDHDVVAYINDDDNDDECHGGTMNWVQQSSSDSEPSSPSTTPREEERQTAMLDAINRQLKMLVGRSLASAGMSLPQGEEESWLDIITSLSWEAALLIKPDGSVGNQMDPGSYIKVKRVASGRRRQCEVIKGLVFKKCAAHKHMPTKCHNPKLLLLRGALGDSDVGLSSFDSMEQEKDHLEKAISQVMEICAPNVIMVEKTVSRDIQELLLNEGVTLVFDMKLNRLQRIARYSGSPLVSVSEILSMPKLKHCDYFHIEKVAEEHNITGEGGKRPSKTLMFLEGFSKPLGCTILLRGANSEELQKVKQVMLYTVFAAYHLVLETSFFEDQRVFLNDGYASKEGNYVGMKEVSPVISSEIHVLPDVSLPASHIENDVTHNRSLVQYTDGEKTVSSANPDALNPPENGFSSEVAGGTIIHHNSNHTLPSEKLISLPSRSLRKFIDIFHHQNIYLPVTSSQETTNHHKEGRLEPNPDIPSKGFHAREATEEPVNSCENMDNLNDLQKQVMAKTNQQMRLADNLISGKHEQPSVTLENRNHYGTAYISEEKTSGIDDEADDVLDSQSILVLISSQCIPNQVTCEQSHLSRINYYGNFDVSLGQYLKDILQNKNLSCSSCGEPPEDHMYSYTHRKGNLSVIVKRLLPEHRLPGESKGKIWMWTRCLRCEHESGISKSSRRVQISPEARNLSFGKFLELSFSSHSAARRLSICGHLVNRDCLRFFGLGSKVAIFQYSSVKIYTACKPQRTLEFHSSSTRELFEQEARNVLDTGVNLFTEVETLLKHMKNQFPKVVLNCGTFLEFSQLEEMLIKEKAEFTDSLVKAVDQHGISRFSVHENLDVNWLYQDLLLQLYVWDCRLHRLLVCTYTGKERMSNGMKKVTVELTDDRTTTVAEADDNEPVQFSELGMNGHASMLVDETPQDRHYSVISDSLDVQGQGNERITHSMSVKQHSFDIPRFRISEWDDMERWIWSPLYESRLVYRQELQAGSLENFELVNRYSPSHLSTLNKQSAEEVCSRRFVVGPGGNVLSISEDEISSIVSRALAVSEDRRHLLDSIVESQASDTMGGYHAKSMENLSSGGSSPSSPWSSNESSDSEASFSSDDLYNYDSSLLSSSLHPEIYVNGRVTLKQKYSVICVHANQFYTLRKKCCSSELAYIASLSRCKKWDAQGGKSKAFFAKTMDDRFIIKQIKKTEFKSFIEFAPDYFKHVYHSLDTGSQTCLAKILGIYQCPISG, from the exons ATGTCCAACAGCAGTGGCAGCAG GGAGAGCAGTTTGGATGGTAATCGAGACCGTAACGCTGCCCATTACATGATGCCGGCGTATGGCAAAACCGGTGATCGGCCCGTCGATGATGACCGGTTGGTTACATATGGTGAAAATAATAACACTAATGGGGCTGGGAGTATGGGTGGCACTGAATTCAAAAACCTTGAGGAGGATGCTGCCATCTGGATACCGCCTGAGGCGGCGGGCACCGAGGATCATGATGTGGTTGCATACATAAACGATGACGACAACGACGATGAATGTCATGGTGGTACTATGAACTGGGTGCAGCAGAGTTCCAGTGACTCTGAGCCCAGCAGCCCCAGTACTACTCCtagggaggaggagcggcagaCGGCGATGCTCGATGCCATCAACAGGCAGCTCAAGATGCTTGTCGGCCGGTCTCTAGCATCTGCTGGCATGTCCTTGCCccaaggagaggaggagagctGGCTTGATATTATCACCTCCCTGTCCTGGGAGGCTGCTCTGCTCATCAAGCCTGACGGCAGCGTCGGGAACCAGATGGACCCTGGGTCCTACATCAAGGTCAAGCGTGTAGCATCTGGTAGACGGCGACAGtg TGAGGTCATCAAAGGCTTGGTCTTCAAGAAGTGTGCAGCTCATAAGCACATGCCTACCAAGTGTCACAACCCCAAGCTGCTTCTGCTTAGAGGCGCCCTCGGGGATTCTGATGTGGGCTTATCGTCATTTGATTCCATGGAACAG GAAAAGGACCATCTTGAAAAGGCTATCAGCCAAGTGATGGAGATATGTGCTCCAAATGTTATTATGGTCGAGAAAACGGTTTCGCGTGACATACAGGAGCTTCTACTGAATGAAGGTGTAACTCTAGTGTTTGATATGAAGCTTAACCGGTTGCAAAGAATTGCTCGTTATTCTGGTTCTCCCTTAGTCTCAGTTTCAGAAATCCTGAGCATGCCAAAGTTGAAGCACTGCGACTACTTCCATATTGAAAAAGTTGCCGAGGAGCATAACATTACTGGTGAAGGTGGGAAGCGGCCATCTAAAACATTAATGTTCTTGGAAGGTTTTTCCAAGCCATTAGGATGCACG ATACTACTACGAGGAGCAAATAGTGAAGAACTGCAGAAAGTCAAGCAAGTCATGCTCTACACAGTATTTGCAGCATACCACCTGGTTCTTGAGACATCTTTCTTTGAAGATCAGAGGGTATTCTTGAATGATGGATATGCTTCCAAAGAAGGAAATTATGTTGGTATGAAGGAGGTGTCACCAGTAATTAGTTCTGAAATTCATGTTCTCCCAGATGTATCTCTTCCTGCCAGTCATATAGAGAATGATGTCACTCATAACAGATCATTGGTACAATATACTGATGGGGAGAAAACTGTATCTTCTGCAAATCCTGATGCATTGAACCCACCTGAAAATGGCTTCTCGAGCGAGGTGGCGGGGGGTACAATCATCCATCATAATTCAAATCACACACTTCCTTCTGAAAAATTGATCTCATTACCCTCAAGGTCACTGAGAAAATTCATCGATATATTCCACCACCAGAATATTTACCTACCTGTCACTTCTTCTCAAGAGACAACCAATCATCATAAAGAAGGAAGACTTGAACCCAATCCAGATATACCAAGTAAAGGTTTTCATGCCAGGGAAGCAACAGAAGAACCAGTTAATTCCTGTGAAAACATGGACAATTTGAATGATCTCCAGAAACAAGTAATGGCCAAAACGAATCAACAAATGAGACTGGCTGATAATTTAATTAGTGGAAAGCATGAACAACCATCGGTTACATTGGAAAACAGGAACCATTACGGCACTGCTTACATCAGCGAAGAGAAAACCTCTGGCATAGATGATGAGGCTGATGATGTGTTGGATTCTCAAAGCATACTGGTTTTGATCTCCAGCCAATGCATCCCAAATCAGGTCACTTGTGAGCAGAGTCATCTGTCCCGTATAAACTACTATGGAAATTTCGACGTGTCATTAGGACAATATTTGAAGGACATTTTACAGAACAAG AACCTAAGCTGCTCATCATGTGGAGAGCCTCCAGAGGATCACATGTACTCTTACACCCACCGCAAAGGAAATCTGTCTGTTATTGTGAAGCGTTTGCTGCCTGAGCATCGTTTGCCTGGGGAATCCAAAGGAAAAATTTGGATGTGGACTAGATGTTTAAGATGTGAGCATGAAAGTGGGATCTCCAAATCATCTCGAAGAGTGCAGATATCGCCTGAGGCACGTAATCTCTCGTTTGGGAAGTTCCTTGAACTCAGTTTTTCAAGCCACTCTGCTGCTAGGAGGCTATCAATATGCGGGCATTTGGTGAATAGGGACTGCTTACGCTTTTTTGG GTTGGGTTCCAAAGTTGCAATATTCCAGTATTCATCAGTCAAAATTTACACCGCCTGCAAACCACAACGAACTCTTGAGTTCCATAGCTCCAGTACGCGCGAGTTGTTCGAGCAAGAGGCAAGAAAT GTTCTTGATACTGGGGTTAACCTTTTCACTGAAGTCGAAACCTTACTAAAGCACATGAAGAATCAATTTCCTAAGGTGGTTCTCAACTGTGGCACCTTCCTAGAATTTTCTCAACTCGAAGAGATGTTGATTAAAGAAAAAGCCGAGTTTACG GATTCTCTGGTGAAGGCTGTTGATCAACATGGTATTTCTAGATTCTCGGTGCATGAGAATCTTGATGTAAATTGGCTCTATCAGGACCTTCTGCTTCAACTATATGTGTGGGACTGTCGGTTGCATCGGCTTCTAGTGTGTACATATactggaaaagaaagaatgaGTAATGGCATGAAGAAGGTGACTGTTGAACTTACTGATGACCGAACAACAACAGTTGCTGAGGCAGATGATAATGAGCCAGTGCAGTTCAGTGAACTGGGGATGAATGGACATGCATCAATGTTGGTTGATGAAACCCCCCAGGATAGACACTATTCTGTAATCTCAGATAGCTTGGATGTGCAGGGGCAGGGCAATGAGCGGATCACACATTCGATGTCCGTTAAGCAACATTCATTCGATATCCCTCGGTTCAGAATTTCTGAATGGGATGACATGGAAAGATGGATTTGGAGTCCACTGTATGAGTCAAGATTGGTTTATAGGCAAGAACTTCAGGCTGGAAGTTTAGAAAATTTTGAACTTGTTAACCGCTATTCTCCATCTCATTTGTCCACCTTGAACAAACAATCTGCTGAAGAGGTATGCTCTCGACGGTTTGTAGTCGGCCCAGGTGGTAATGTCTTGTCTATATCAGAGGATGAAATATCCAGCATAGTCTCCCGTGCTCTTGCCGTATCCGAGGACCGACGCCATTTACTGGATTCTATAGTCGAGAGCCAAGCATCGGACACCATGGGAGGATACCATGCTAAATCAATGGAGAACTTGTCATCTGGAGGTTCTTCTCCCTCTTCACCCTGGTCATCTAACGAATCTTCAGATTCTGAAGCAAGCTTTTCATCTGACGACCTCTACAACTACGACAGCTCGCTTCTATCATCCTCTCTCCATCCTGAAATATATGTCAATGGAAGAGTAAcactcaaacaaaaatattcagTTATCTGTGTACATGCCAATCAGTTCTACACTCTCCGGAAGAAATGTTGCTCATCTGAGCTTGCCTATATTGCTTCCTTAAGCCGGTGCAAGAAGTGGGACGCTCAAGGCGGAAAAAGCAAGGCtttctttgcaaaaacaaTGGATGATAGGTTCATCATAAAGCAAATAAAGAAGACAGAGTTCAAGTCTTTCATAGAATTCGCGCCCGATTACTTTAAGCATGTTTACCACTCTCTAGACACTGGGAGCCAAACTTGCCTTGCCAAAATTCTAGGAATCTATCAG TGCCCCATTTCAGGTTAA